One part of the Pseudoalteromonas piscicida genome encodes these proteins:
- a CDS encoding sensor histidine kinase has product MSHKFSVKILIYLLLLFCGLWASYLFNVAQDEESVLVQTKTNLEKLNSYIQTEFTRYQAIQTQLSLSNLVQSGLQQATAINSNELDRYLQDIQISSGASDVYLLDLSGTVIASSNWYLPHSYKGSNFAFRPYFYETIKGNEHVSFALGLRSKTRGFYFAKSVYKDGSLVGVVVMKVNASKFESDKAQLDTGTDSHFLIVDDNDIVLASDVEQWRLASLGELSPTKRKEIESSRQFENESLFPIDWRVLSPTRVKTSSHGSDALMQKRPLNKQYTLYLLHEVAPIKAAQWPRLGVTALVLILLFVVVEYTLSKLTGYRQLLFSQRSLEAEVESRKQALEQAQDALIRAAKLATIGQLSASINHEINQPLSAMSAYVASAKRLAQKGEVSKVVENMVLIQSLITRVHKIVAQLKSFSQHHDNKMLVANLKHSVDNALVIVGPELKRYGVAIQSEGLACNIWVDPFKFEQVLVNIISNACQAIVEQDNKCIYIRAVEHEGKIQLSIIDSGEGIKQHALSNIFEPFYTTKSGNGLGLGLSISKQIIESFHGKLSAHNHPQGGAEFLISLHTKNPQHD; this is encoded by the coding sequence GTGTCACATAAGTTCTCAGTTAAGATATTAATTTATCTTTTATTATTATTTTGTGGGCTGTGGGCAAGCTATTTGTTCAATGTGGCACAGGATGAGGAAAGCGTTCTTGTTCAGACTAAAACCAATCTAGAAAAGCTCAATAGTTATATCCAGACTGAATTTACTCGTTATCAAGCTATCCAAACGCAATTGAGCTTAAGCAATTTAGTGCAATCAGGCTTACAGCAAGCAACTGCTATAAACTCCAATGAACTGGACAGATATCTACAGGACATTCAAATATCCAGTGGTGCGTCAGACGTTTACCTGCTAGACCTCAGTGGAACTGTGATTGCAAGTAGCAACTGGTATTTGCCGCATAGCTATAAAGGCAGCAATTTTGCCTTTCGCCCCTATTTTTACGAAACAATCAAGGGCAATGAACATGTCTCTTTTGCGCTCGGTTTACGTTCCAAAACCCGTGGCTTCTATTTTGCTAAGTCTGTCTACAAAGACGGCTCGCTTGTGGGCGTGGTGGTGATGAAGGTTAACGCCAGTAAATTTGAATCAGATAAAGCCCAGCTTGATACGGGAACTGATAGCCATTTCTTAATTGTGGATGACAATGATATTGTATTGGCATCTGATGTTGAGCAGTGGCGGTTAGCCTCGTTAGGGGAACTGTCCCCAACAAAGCGCAAAGAAATTGAATCCTCAAGGCAGTTTGAAAACGAATCTCTGTTTCCGATTGATTGGCGCGTGCTTTCACCAACCAGAGTTAAAACTTCATCACATGGCAGCGACGCGCTGATGCAAAAGAGGCCGCTTAACAAGCAATACACACTTTATTTGCTACATGAAGTTGCGCCTATCAAAGCGGCACAGTGGCCGCGGCTTGGGGTAACCGCACTGGTATTGATTTTACTCTTTGTTGTTGTTGAGTACACATTGAGTAAACTGACTGGATACAGACAACTGCTTTTCAGCCAGCGGAGTCTAGAGGCTGAGGTTGAGAGCCGCAAGCAAGCGCTCGAACAGGCGCAAGATGCACTTATTCGCGCTGCCAAGTTGGCAACCATAGGGCAGCTCAGCGCCAGTATTAACCATGAAATCAATCAACCACTTAGTGCCATGAGTGCGTATGTTGCCAGTGCTAAACGGTTGGCTCAAAAGGGAGAAGTGAGCAAAGTAGTCGAAAACATGGTCCTGATCCAATCTTTGATCACTCGGGTGCATAAAATCGTGGCGCAGCTAAAGTCATTTAGTCAGCATCATGATAATAAGATGCTGGTGGCCAACCTTAAACACTCAGTAGATAACGCCTTAGTTATAGTTGGGCCTGAACTCAAACGCTACGGTGTAGCAATTCAAAGTGAGGGGCTTGCGTGCAATATCTGGGTTGACCCATTTAAGTTTGAGCAAGTTCTGGTAAATATTATTAGCAATGCGTGCCAAGCGATTGTTGAGCAAGATAATAAATGTATTTATATTCGCGCCGTGGAGCATGAAGGCAAGATCCAGCTGTCTATTATTGATTCGGGCGAAGGGATAAAACAGCACGCTTTATCCAACATATTTGAACCGTTTTACACCACTAAATCAGGTAATGGTTTAGGCTTAGGGTTATCCATTTCAAAACAGATCATTGAATCGTTTCATGGCAAACTCAGTGCCCATAATCATCCGCAAGGTGGCGCCGAGTTTTTAATTAGCTTACACACAAAGAATCCACAACATGACTGA
- a CDS encoding sigma-54-dependent transcriptional regulator encodes MTEEKTLLIIDDEQSIRDALKQLFEIEGYSVQCFSSATPALKKLSRQFSGVVLCDINMPEINGIQFLEQVVQFDSELPVVFLTGFADVEVAVKAIQKGAYDFFEKPVSEPLLDCIERALDKRRLVMENRELKAQVKKKSAPGVRILGETKQMQQMLYLLDAVIDTPADVLIEGETGTGKELVARYLHDHSERSNHNFVAINCGAIPEELIESELFGAKSGAFTGAKESREGKFSFAQGGTVFLDEIEAMSAALQVKLLRVLEERSVTPVGSNTAIALDIRVVAATKVDLQTLVAQGKFRSDLFYRLNLVKVMIPSLRSRKADIPLLYKHFSSIAATRFHKPMQPISPELEAQLLAQDWPGNVRELRNHAERHILLGGAMTASNMQNNLSDETLSLAEKVSYYEQSLIEEALAQSQGSIKDAMNLLKVPRKTLYDKMSKYGLNRTMFTNDDG; translated from the coding sequence ATGACTGAAGAGAAAACCCTGTTAATCATCGATGATGAACAAAGTATACGAGATGCGCTAAAACAACTATTTGAAATAGAAGGGTACTCAGTGCAGTGTTTTTCCAGTGCAACGCCTGCATTAAAAAAGCTTTCTCGTCAGTTTAGCGGTGTTGTGCTTTGTGACATCAACATGCCCGAGATCAATGGCATTCAATTTTTAGAGCAGGTGGTGCAGTTTGATTCTGAGTTACCTGTGGTATTTCTAACCGGCTTTGCGGATGTTGAAGTGGCGGTAAAAGCCATCCAAAAAGGGGCTTACGACTTTTTCGAAAAGCCCGTGTCAGAGCCGCTACTCGACTGTATAGAAAGAGCGCTTGATAAACGCCGGTTGGTGATGGAAAACCGAGAGCTAAAAGCGCAAGTCAAGAAAAAGTCTGCGCCGGGCGTACGGATCTTAGGTGAGACAAAACAAATGCAGCAAATGCTGTATTTGCTTGATGCTGTGATTGATACCCCTGCTGATGTACTAATTGAAGGTGAAACCGGTACGGGAAAAGAATTGGTGGCACGATACTTACATGATCATAGCGAGCGCTCAAATCATAACTTCGTCGCTATCAATTGCGGTGCAATTCCAGAAGAACTGATTGAAAGTGAATTATTTGGTGCCAAAAGCGGTGCATTTACGGGAGCCAAAGAGTCTCGCGAGGGAAAATTTTCTTTTGCCCAAGGCGGTACGGTATTTTTGGATGAAATCGAAGCCATGTCTGCGGCTTTACAAGTGAAGCTGCTGCGCGTCTTAGAAGAGAGAAGTGTGACGCCTGTTGGCAGCAACACTGCGATAGCGTTGGATATTAGAGTGGTTGCAGCGACCAAAGTGGATTTACAAACCTTAGTCGCGCAAGGTAAATTCCGCTCGGATTTATTTTATCGACTTAACCTCGTCAAAGTGATGATCCCATCACTTCGTTCCAGAAAAGCTGACATTCCACTGCTATATAAACACTTTAGCTCCATTGCTGCTACTCGATTTCATAAACCTATGCAGCCAATTAGCCCTGAATTAGAGGCGCAGCTACTGGCACAAGATTGGCCTGGGAACGTGCGAGAGCTGAGAAACCACGCCGAGCGCCATATTTTACTCGGTGGTGCGATGACTGCGAGTAACATGCAAAACAATTTGTCTGATGAAACGTTGAGTTTGGCTGAGAAGGTGAGCTACTACGAACAATCGTTAATTGAAGAAGCGCTGGCACAAAGCCAAGGTAGTATAAAAGATGCGATGAATTTGCTAAAAGTGCCGAGAAAAACCTTGTACGACAAGATGAGTAAGTATGGTTTAAATCGCACTATGTTCACCAATGATGATGGGTGA
- a CDS encoding SLC13 family permease gives MTEENKKTIKTQLFLWLGPLVMLLICLVEPPTGMSVEAWRTAGLAFWLASWWITEAVPIPAASLLPLVISPLVGIASIKAVAAPFAHPLIYLFLGGFLLSIAMERWGLHKRIALNTMLFAGTKPSIQILAMMGVTAFLSMWMSNTATAVMMLPIALSVIHLVKEQGGDSQSFAKALLLSIAYGASIGGIATLIGTPPNALMAAYLSDSYQIEIGFATWMMIGVPLSLVMLAFAWFWLTKVTYKVDKEEINVDTKSLFTSQLKALGEMSRAEKGVFAIFILAAVCWIFRPLIGDVTGLKLSDTGIAIAAALLLFVLPAKSGSDERILDWESAAKVPWGILLLFGGGLSLAAQIKSSGLADYIANLLAGADAMGLVLGVLVVAALITFLTEITSNTATAAGFLPLLGPVAESITGSPLAWVIPAAIAASCAFMMPVATPPNAIVFGSGEIKIKDMIRAGFVLNIVAIGLITIVTLTLARSILGF, from the coding sequence ATGACAGAAGAGAATAAAAAAACGATAAAAACGCAGCTGTTTCTGTGGCTTGGTCCCTTGGTAATGTTACTGATCTGTTTGGTTGAGCCTCCAACTGGCATGTCGGTTGAAGCATGGAGAACCGCAGGCTTAGCGTTTTGGTTAGCCTCTTGGTGGATAACCGAAGCTGTGCCTATTCCGGCGGCTTCGTTATTACCCTTGGTTATTTCGCCTCTAGTCGGGATTGCATCTATTAAAGCGGTTGCTGCACCGTTTGCGCATCCTTTGATTTATCTATTTCTGGGTGGATTTTTGCTCTCAATCGCCATGGAAAGGTGGGGGCTGCATAAACGCATCGCGCTGAATACCATGTTGTTCGCAGGCACTAAACCGAGTATACAGATCTTAGCGATGATGGGCGTGACAGCATTTTTATCTATGTGGATGTCAAACACGGCAACGGCGGTCATGATGTTACCGATTGCACTTTCGGTTATTCACTTGGTAAAAGAGCAGGGTGGAGATAGCCAAAGCTTTGCTAAAGCGCTATTACTTTCTATCGCTTATGGTGCAAGCATTGGCGGTATTGCAACTTTAATCGGTACGCCACCAAATGCGTTAATGGCTGCGTATTTATCCGACAGTTATCAAATTGAGATTGGTTTTGCCACTTGGATGATGATTGGTGTGCCTTTGTCTTTGGTGATGCTGGCATTTGCTTGGTTCTGGTTGACCAAAGTGACTTATAAGGTCGATAAAGAAGAAATTAATGTTGATACTAAGTCGTTATTTACTTCCCAATTAAAAGCACTCGGTGAAATGTCTCGTGCGGAGAAAGGGGTTTTTGCGATATTTATTTTAGCGGCAGTATGCTGGATCTTTAGACCGCTAATTGGTGATGTTACGGGTCTTAAATTGTCAGATACTGGCATTGCAATTGCCGCTGCACTGTTACTATTTGTTCTTCCTGCCAAGTCGGGAAGTGACGAACGTATTTTAGATTGGGAAAGCGCAGCTAAGGTGCCTTGGGGTATCTTGCTATTATTTGGCGGTGGTTTATCACTGGCGGCACAGATCAAATCTTCAGGACTTGCCGATTACATCGCTAACTTACTTGCAGGCGCTGATGCTATGGGCTTAGTGCTTGGTGTGCTAGTTGTTGCAGCGCTTATTACGTTCTTAACGGAAATTACCAGCAATACCGCAACGGCTGCAGGCTTTTTACCTTTACTTGGTCCTGTCGCTGAATCAATCACGGGTTCTCCTTTAGCTTGGGTTATTCCTGCTGCAATCGCGGCCAGTTGCGCCTTTATGATGCCAGTTGCAACACCGCCAAATGCCATCGTATTTGGCTCGGGTGAGATCAAAATTAAAGACATGATCCGAGCAGGGTTTGTTTTGAACATAGTCGCGATAGGGTTAATTACAATTGTTACCTTGACTTTGGCAAGGAGCATACTAGGGTTTTAA